A region of Vigna radiata var. radiata cultivar VC1973A chromosome 10, Vradiata_ver6, whole genome shotgun sequence DNA encodes the following proteins:
- the LOC106774824 gene encoding cyclin-P3-1, with product MGDVAETPVLKLCSILERSILKNEKLLLSGGKYDPVTIFHGSKAPNMSVTQYMDRIFKYSNCSPSCFFIAHIYMERFFHKNGGYLTSFNAHRLLITSIMVAAKFLDDKYYSNAYFAKVGGVSTEEMNRMEIEFLFNLEFKLFVTTELFLKYCEKLDRTV from the exons atggGTGATGTCGCAGAAACTCCAGTGCTGAAATTGTGTTCGATTTTGGAGAGATCCATTTTGAAGAATGAGAAACTGTTGCTCTCAGGAGGAAAGTATGATCCTGTTACCATCTTTCATGGGTCGAAAGCACCAAACATGAGTGTTACACAATACATGGATCGCATTTTCAAGTACTCTAATTGCAGCCCTTCTTGTTTCTTCATTGCACACATATACATGGAAAGGTTCTTTCACAAAAACGGTGGTTATCTTACTTCTTTCAATGCTCATCGCCTCCTAATCACAAGCATTATGGTAGCTGCTAAGTTTCTTGATGATAA GTACTACAGCAATGCTTACTTTGCCAAAGTGGGAGGAGTTAGCACAGAGGAGATGAATAGGATGGAGATAGAGTTTTTGTTTAATCTGGAATTCAAACTCTTTGTCACAACAGAATTATTTCTCAAGTACTGTGAGAAACTTGATAGAACTGTTTAG
- the LOC106774825 gene encoding putative UDP-glucuronate:xylan alpha-glucuronosyltransferase 4 — protein sequence MVSIKSFTSRSHHSRPKRFVICILLMSLPFMVFIVLEKHNRMMNKTTEVDPKLRPTWFDVIAKGLNKKKVKVGVVNIDARDEELLSLEGEMESVFVDFDHVDGKLKWEEIFPAWIDENGKCPNIPMPKLENFEDLNAVVAKVPCGVRDVFRLQVNLVVANLAVRSGWVNKMENHHRNVYVVFLGSCGPMEEIFSCHNLLSHQQQYWVYKPDLWSLKQKTLMPVGSCQIAPGYAKTGKEVWRNFFSPKVAYVSVLHSSEAYVCGAIALAQSILRANTNFPNDLLLLVDKSIGPKSITGLKAAGWKIQRIKRILSPFAKRGAYNRWNYSKLRIWQLTEYDKIIFIDSDLVLLKNLDHLFVYPQLSAAPNHKVLFNSGLMVIEPSQCMFQQMMNKTDKVRSYNGGDQGFLNEIFTWWHRLPTKVNLLKGFQNDEDENHEVPYAIHYLGLKPWMCYRDYDCNWDTQYRHIFASDSAHRRWWQVYDAMPEELQSYCGLTQKMNERIVKWRRIARNSSLSDGHWKIKVKDPRKGTYHSD from the exons atggTTTCTATAAAGTCGTTTACTtcgagatctcatcattcaaggcCAAAACGTTTTGTCATTTGTATCTTACTTATGTCCCTACCCTTCATGGTATTCATAGTTTTAGAGAAGCACAACAGGATGATGAACAAAACAACTGAGGTGGATCCGAAGTTAAGACCAACTTGGTTTGATGTGATAGCAAAAGGTCTCAATAAGAAGAAAGTTAAGGTAGGTGTTGTTAACATTGATGCTAGAGATGAAGAATTGTTGTCACTTGAGGGTGAAATGGAGAGTGTGTTTGTAGATTTTGATCATGTTGATGGGAAGTTGAAATGGGAGGAGATTTTTCCAGCATGGATTGATGAAAATGGGAAGTGCCCAAACATTCCAATGCCAAAGTTGGAGAATTTTGAAGATCTGAATGCTGTGGTGGCAAAGGTTCCATGTGGGGTTAGAGATGTGTTTAGGTTGCAGGTGAATTTGGTGGTGGCAAATTTGGCTGTCAGAAGTGGATGGGTGAACAAGATGGAGAATCATCATAGGAATGTGTATGTTGTGTTTCTTGGTTCTTGTGGTCCCATGGAAGAGATTTTCAGTTGTCACAACCTTTTGTCGCATCAACAACAATATTGGGTCTACAAACCTGATTTATGGAGCCTAAAACAGAAAACACTTATGCCTGTTGGTTCATGTCAAATTGCTCCTGGTTATGCAAAAACAG GTAAAGAGGTGTGGAGAAATTTCTTTAGTCCAAAGGTAGCCTACGTATCTGTTCTTCATTCTTCAGAAGCTTATGTTTGTGGTGCAATAGCACTTGCTCAAAGCATTCTTCGAGCAAATACCAATTTTCCAAACGATCTTCTACTCCTGGTTGATAAATCCATTGGTCCAAAATCCATAACTGGTCTAAAAGCTGCAGGCTGGAAGATCCAACGCATCAAACGCATCTTGAGCCCCTTTGCCAAAAGGGGTGCATACAACAGGTGGAACTACAGCAAATTACGAATATGGCAACTCACCGAGTACGACAAAATCATCTTCATAGACTCCGACCTCGTACTCCTCAAAAACCTGGACCATTTATTCGTGTACCCTCAGTTGTCAGCAGCACCTAACCACAAAGTCTTGTTCAACTCGGGCTTGATGGTGATCGAGCCATCCCAGTGCATGTTCCAACAGATGATGAACAAAACCGACAAGGTACGTTCCTACAACGGGGGTGACCAAGGTTTTCTGAATGAGATCTTCACGTGGTGGCACCGTTTGCCAACGAAGGTTAATCTGCTGAAAGGTTTTCAAAACGATGAGGACGAGAATCATGAAGTCCCTTATGCCATACACTACTTGGGTTTGAAGCCATGGATGTGTTATAGGGATTATGATTGCAACTGGGACACGCAGTATCGTCATATTTTTGCAAGTGATTCTGCTCACAGAAGGTGGTGGCAGGTTTATGATGCTATGCCTGAAGAATTGCAATCTTACTGTGGACTTACACAGAAGATGAATGAAAGGATCGTGAAGTGGAGAAGGATAGCAAGAAATTCCAGTTTGTCTGATGGCCATTGGAAGATCAAGGTGAAAGATCCAAGAAAGGGTACTTATCATTCAGATTAG
- the LOC106776242 gene encoding mannosylglycoprotein endo-beta-mannosidase-like has product MAEQHRKRTLDSGWLAARSTEVQFTGTQLTTTHPPTGPTSPWMEALVPATVLATLVKNKVVPDPFYGLQNEHIIDIADSGRDYYTFWFFTTFNCKLSNNEHCDLNFRGINYSADVYLNGHQIVLPKGMFRRHSIHVTDILHADGTNLLAVLVHPPDHPGRIPPKGGQGGDHEIGKDVATQYVEGWDWMAPIRDRNTGIWDEVSISVTGPVKIIDPHLVSTFSDDYKKAYLHTTIELQNRSSWTAECSLSVQVTIEPEDSIFLVEHLQSQNLSIPANTRVQYTFPELIFSKPYLWWPNGMGKQSLYDVVINIDVKGFGESDSWSHHFGFRKIESHIDEATGGRLFKVNGEPIFIRGGNWILSDGLLRLSKKRYSSDIKFHADMNFNMIRCWGGGLAERPEFYHYCDYYGLLVWQEFWITGDVDGRGDPVSNPDGPLDHDLFLFCARDTVKLLRNHPSLALWVGGNEQIPPADINAALKYDLRLHPYFESKDESSKPVGDLSPTPSDPSQYLDGTRIYIQGSMWDGFADGMGNFTDGPYEIQNPEDFFKDDYYKYGFNPEVGSVGIPVAATIRATMPPEGWKIPLFKKLPNGYVEEVPNAIWEYHKYIPYSKPNKVHDQIQLYGDAKDLDDFCLKAQLVNYIQYRALLEGWTSRMWSKYTGVLIWKTQNPWTGLRGQFYDHLLDQTAGFYGCRCAAEPIHVQLNLATYLIEVVNTTSKELSNVAIETSVWDLEGTRPYYSLNENLSFLPKKVAPIIEMKYPKSKDPKPVYFLLLKLYNMSDKSVISRNFYWLHLSGGDYKLLEPYREKKIPLKITSKVSIEESVYNIQMHVTNSSERPESRSSTVRPSDGFCGTQSLETPHCSVGKEQETVLFKEIHGCFSGKSDGLKVTEIKGSDAGVAFFLQISVHTSKKNSKEGEDTRILPVHYSDNYFSLVPGETMPINISFEAPQGVTPQVLLHGWNYNGGELIYEVV; this is encoded by the exons ATGGCGGAGCAACACCGTAAGAGAACGCTGGATTCAGGGTGGCTCGCAGCAAGGTCCACTGAGGTGCAATTCACCGGAACCCAGCTCACCACTACGCACCCTCCAACTGGCCCCACTTCACCATGGATGGAAGCTCTCGTTCCAGCAAC TGTTCTGGCGACCTTGGTGAAGAACAAAGTTGTGCCCGATCCTTTTTATGGACTGCAAAATGAACATATCATTGACATTGCTGATTCTGGAAGAGACTATTACACCTTCTGGTTCTTTACAACCTTTAACTGCAAACTT TCAAACAACGAACACTGTGATCTGAATTTCCGTGGAATCAATTACTCTGCTGATGTGTATTTGAATGGCCACCAAATCGTCCTACCAAAAGGGATGTTTCGGAGGCATTCCATTCATGTCACCGATATTCTTCATGCTGATGGCACAAACCTGCTTGCTGTTCTTGTTCATCCTCCAGATCATCCTGGGAGAATTCCTCCCAAGGGGGGACAAGGTGGTGATCACGAG ATAGGAAAAGATGTGGCCACACAATATGTTGAAGGTTGGGATTGGATGGCTCCTATAAG AGATAGGAATACTGGAATATGGGATGAAGTTTCTATTTCTGTTACTGGG CcagtaaaaataattgatccGCACTTGGTTTCAACATTTTCTGATGACTATAAGAAGGCGTATCTACATACAACGATTGAATTGCAAAACAGAAGCTCCTGGACTGCTGAGTGTTCTCTGAGTGTCCAAGTGACTATAGAACCTGAGGATAGCATTTTCTTGGTAGAGCATCTTCAATCTCAAAATCTTTCTATACCCGCAAACACACGGGTGCAATATACATTTCCTGAG CTTATCTTCTCCAAGCCGTATTTATGGTGGCCGAATGGAATGGGAAAGCAATCTTTGTATGATGTTGTTATTAACATTGATGTTAAAGGATTTGGTGAATCTGATTCATGGAGCCATCACTTTGGATTCCGCAAAATTGAGAGCCATATAGATGAAGCTACTGGTGGAAG ATTATTCAAAGTCAATGGAGAACCAATTTTTATTCGAGGGGGTAACTGGATATTGTCTGATGGACTACTGCGGTTATCAAAGAAGCGGTATAGTTCAGATATTAAATTTCATGCAGATATGAATTTTAACATGATTCGATGCTGGGGAGGTGGGCTGGCTGAAAGACCCGAGTTTTATCATTACTGTGATTATTATGGCCTTCTG GTGTGGCAAGAGTTTTGGATTACTGGGGATGTTGATGGACGTGGTGACCCAGTATCTAATCCAGATGGTCCTCTGGACCATgatcttttcttgttttgtgcACGAGACACAGTTAAGCTTCTAAGAAATCATCCTAGTCTTGCCCTATGGGTGGGGGGAAATGAGCAAATTCCACCAGCTGATATAAACGCTGCTCTAAAATATGATCTAAGGCTTCATCCTTATTTTGAAAGTAAGGATGAAAGCAGCAAACCCGTAGGAGATTTGTCCCCAACTCCGTCAGATCCTAGTCAGTACCTTGATGGCACACGGATTTACATACAAGGTTCAATGTGGGATGGGTTTGCTGATGGGATGGGGAACTTCACTGATGGTCCTTATGAAATTCAAAATCCTGAAGATTTCTTTAAGGACGACTACTATAAGTATGGGTTCAATCCAGAGGTTGGTTCTGTGGGAATACCAGTTGCAGCTACCATACGAGCAACAATGCCTCCAGAAGGTTGGAAGATACCATTGTTTAAGAAACTTCCCAATGGTTATGTTGAAGAAGTTCCAAATGCCATATGGGAATACCATAAATATATTCCTTATTCAAAACCAAACAAGGTTCATGATCAGATTCAACTTTATGGTGATGCAAAAGATCTTGATGATTTTTGTTTGAAG GCTCAACTTGTTAACTACATTCAATACAGAGCTCTTCTTGAGGGATGGACTTCTCGCATGTGGAGCAAATATACAGGTGTATTGATATGGAAGACACAAAATCCTTGGACTGGTCTGAGAGGTCAATTTTACGACCATCTACTTGATCAAACAGCAGGTTTCTATGGCTGTCGGTGTGCCGCAGAACCGATTCATGTACAGCTTAATCTTGCTACATATTTGATAGAG GTTGTTAATACTACATCAAAAGAGTTGTCTAATGTTGCCATTGAAACTTCCGTGTGGGACCTTGAAGGAACACGCCCGTACTACAGCCTTAATGAAAATCTCTCTTTTCTGCCAAAAAAAGTAGCACCTATTATTGAGATGAAGTATCCAAAGTCAAAAGATCCAAAGCCTGTCtactttcttcttctcaaaCTCTATAACATGTCAGATAAAAGTGTTATATCCAGAAACTTTTATTGGTTGCATCTTTCTGGTGGAGATTACAAGCTATTGGAGCCATATAGGGAGAAGAAAATACCTCTCAAGATAACATCGAAGGTTTCAATTGAAGAATCCGTTTATAATATCCAAATGCATGTGACAAACTCATCTGAAAGACCAGAGTCAAGAAGCTCAACAGTTAGGCCAAGTGATGGTTTTTGTGGCACACAATCACTGGAAACTCCACATTGTAGTGTTGgaaaagaacaagaaactgTTTTGTTTAAGGAGATACACGGATGTTTTTCTGGGAAAAGTGACGGTCTGAAAGTTACAGAGATAAAGGGATCTGATGCAGGCGttgctttctttcttcaaatttcTGTTCATACTTCAAAGAAGAACAGCAAGGAAGGGGAAGACACAAGAATTCTTCCTGTTCATTACTCTGATAACTACTTTTCACTGGTCCCTGGAGAGACCATGCCTATAAATATATCCTTTGAGGCTCCCCAGGGTGTCACTCCTCAAGTACTTCTTCATGGCTGGAATTACAATGGAGGTGAACTCATTTATGAAGTTGTATGA
- the LOC106774520 gene encoding heavy metal-associated isoprenylated plant protein 34 — MSKQDLLKIQTCVLKVNIDCDGCAHKVKKILQKIDGVYSVKIDAGGGKVVVAGDVDPEKLVKKIKMGGKHAEIWGGQNGNHQINPKFQNLQVDNNKVGRDIKSQNQKGQKGGDGGGGGKGQMAHFTNMKGVQDLKEPVKEQKSVRFNLPEKEFEASDDGFDEYEDSLDDYDDEEEEEEEVIGHGHGHGHGNPMHHNKMMPKMGDGGGPHGPAGVMNGPATNNGHKDNAGGSRNNNGSDKKGGDIDQAMLIKGKGGNYNEAKDDDNEGKKSSQKGKKKKKDEIKKKDGGLLGRFLSFGRKSKKVGLEEVTYSSNSKNQSNESGNKKEKEGKMKEHSNGKNDFDFLDYDKTPLLHKNGKVGQMDPSQKGYQALQGDAMGHQGMQMQHVPYNNLQQQQYMAMMMNQPQHQHQHHYQHETNMNSMYPTNMMYGRPYPSMNYMAPPPMPSHPMADPITHTFSDENVESCRIM, encoded by the exons ATGAGTAAACAAGACTTGCTGAAAATTCAG ACCTGTGTTCTCAAGGTTAATATCGACTGTGATGGCTGTGCACACAAAGTTAAGAAAATCCTGCAGAAAATCGATG GTGTGTATTCTGTGAAAATAGATGCAGGTGGAGGGAAAGTGGTAGTGGCAGGGGATGTGGATCCAGAGAAACTggtgaaaaagataaagatggGAGGGAAACATGCTGAGATATGGGGTGGCCAGAATGGGAACCATCAAATCAACCCTAAATTCCAGAACTTGCAAGTTGATAACAACAAAGTGGGAAGGGACATTAAGTCCCAAAACCAGAAGGGTCAGAaaggtggtgatggtggtggaggAGGTAAAGGTCAAATGGCACACTTCACAAACATGAAAGGGGTTCAAGATCTCAAGGAACCTGTCAAGGAACAAAAATCTGTTAGGTTCAACTTACCAGAGAAGGAGTTTGAAGCTAGTGATGATGGTTTTGATGAATATGAGGACAGTTTAGATGActatgatgatgaagaggaagaggaagaggaagtaATAGGCCATGGGCATGGGCATGGGCATGGCAATCCAATGCATCATAACAAGATGATGCCAAAGATGGGAGATGGAGGTGGGCCTCATGGGCCTGCTGGTGTAATGAATGGGCCTGCTACTAATAATGGCCATAAAGACAATGCTGGTGGGAGTAGGAACAATAATGGAAGTGATAAGAAAGGTGGTGACATTGATCAAGCAATGCTAATCAAGGGCAAAGGTGGGAATTACAATGAAGCCaaagatgatgataatgaaGGGAAGAAAAGTAGccaaaaaggtaaaaagaagaagaaagacgaGATTAAGAAAAAGGATGGTGGATTGCTAGGTAGGTTTCTAAGCTTTGGGAGAAAGAGCAAAAAGGTTGGATTAGAAGAAGTAACTTATAGCAGTAACAGCAAGAACCAAAGCAATGAAAGtggaaataagaaagaaaaggaaggaaaaatgAAGGAGCATAGCAATggtaaaaatgattttgattttcttgATTATGACAAGACTCCTCTTCTTCATAAAAATGGCAAAGTAGGTCAGATGGATCCAAGCCAAAAAGGGTATCAGGCATTGCAGGGTGATGCAATGGGACATCAAGGAATGCAGATGCAGCATGTTCCATATAATAACCTTCAGCAGCAGCAATACATGGCTATGATGATGAACCAACCTCAACATCAGCATCAGCATCATTATCAACATGAAACAAATATGAACAGCATGTATCCAACAAACATGATGTATGGTAGGCCATATCCATCTATGAACTACATGGCACCACCTCCTATGCCCTCTCACCCAATGGCTGATCCTATTACTCATACTTTCAGTGATGAGAATGTTGAGAGCTGCAGAATCATGTAG